CACAGTACAAACTCATTGCTGCAATTGGCTAACACTAAAAGGAGTAAAGGACATCCTGTTTGCTTTTCAAAGGACACAACTTTAAAGCTCAGTAATCAGGGATTAGCTCACTCTTTAGCTTACCTTGCAAAGAATGCTACTTGTACTTTGCCTTCCTTCTCTTGCTCTCATCCACTTCATTTCTCTGAATGTCCAGTAGAGAGCTTTTGTCATCTGTATCTTGGGGGTACTTTGGACCTCATCCATGTACGATGTTCATAGTTTCTATCAATGGAGTTCCTTTtcaataaaaaaaaggaaaaaaaagaaaggaatcCTGTTTATCTGCAAATTTGCAATGTATCTAAATCGTTTCCTCTTTCTAATGCTATTGTCAGTAGCCATTGTAAAGTTTGTTGAGCAGTTAGCCGAGCTTATGTTTATGCTCCTCATCTCAGGAACAAGCTGATTGTTCACCAGATTGTGTTTGCCATCAGCTGCATGACTGGGAAAGTGAGGAGCTCTTCTTGAATTCGCTCCAGGAACTGAAGGTTTGTGGATTGAGAGGAGCAGGTTGTGATTTGACGTTTGTGAAACGACTACTGGGATGGGCGGGAGTGCTCAAATCAATTACTATAAACTTTGATCCTAAAGCCACTGTCAATGAGGAGGTTTGTAAGGAGCTACTGGGCCTCTCTGGACCAGAGACTTGCATGAAGATTTACCTATATCGCGATGGGGCAAAGGTGATGTATACACCGGTAGGGTAGGGCAGGGGCAGCTTTAAGGGCCGTCTCTTGCTGAGTAGTACCAACTGCTTGCTTCTATCCTCAATTGCGGTTAGTGACCACTACTGTCCAATCTTATGCATGTACGAAGAAGGCAGAATAGCCAttttggtccctcaactattACTCGAGGCTTAGTTTCATTTCTGAACTTTCAAAACGGCCGTTTTAGTCCTCAAATTCTACTTTTACGCTTAATTTCATCCTAGAACTATAAAGATGATtgttttagtcctcaaactttgcattttgggctcaattttatttataaactatcaaagtgtattttgttctttaaacttttattttcatcTCAACTTTGTCTAAGTTCTACGTGGAACGCTGCACTGTTGCACCTGGTTAGCTCCAACACCACCAGCGATTggagatagaaaaataatattcatccaaAAGCTCTTACGTGGCCATTAATAATTCAAGTTGTTATTTTTAGTGTTACTTTATACTGGTACCATTTATATATATCCGACTAAATGATATTTGTGGGAGCAATTATAGTTGCATCGAACACTACTTATTCTTTAAGAATACATGGATATGTTGAAACAATAACAAATCTATAATTTTGataatttatggatgaaattgtgTCTAAAATATAAAGTTTTCTTTTTCAATAGATAAAATtgagttgaaaataaaagtttaatGCACTTGGATAGCttatggatgaaattgagcccaaaatgCAAAATTTGAGGACTGCAACGATCATCTTCATAGTTGTAGGATAAAATTGAGCCTAAAACTAAAATTTGAGACCCTAAACGGTCGTTTTGAAAGTTTATGAATGAAATTGAGCCTCGAGTaatagtagagagaccaaaatgGCTATTGTACTAATGCTAGGACAGGTAACCAGTCCGCTCCTCGGTGGGTGGATTTCACGCGTTGGTGTACAAGGGGAAGCCAACCGAACTAAAGGCTCCAGACAGGTAATAGGTGGCATTGAATGCTAGGGTCTGCTCTCCGGTGGGCCAATGCCTCGGCAGCCCTGCACCCGTGTCTGTCAACGGTCTATGCTTCGGAGGGAGAGATGCATGTTACACCAATCTTTGGTTGCGGCAACAGTGAGGCGTTAGAGCAAGATCGATAAGCCAAGTTATACAATAGTTGTCTCCTATTTGTCTGTAAAAAAGTTTCTCTTTCCTATTCCCTCTCACACTATTTGGGCCCACCACTGCATATGCATTCGTGCCCGGCTTGTTTCTTGCACGAGAGCCAAGCTCtcatctctctcctctcttctctcctccacGTCAACATTAACTTGGCTATAAGCCCGTTATTGTAGATGGGCTTACGCCGTTACCTTTCTCAATCATTAACAGCTAACAGCTATTGATGAGAGCATCTTCATTAACTGCCTGATTGGTCAGTGTGGCCTACTGCCGGCTGGGTCCTCTCCATATACTAAATTATGCATAGTACTAAAGGGAAACGAATAGAGGTTGGACCACTTGTGTTGCTTTCACAGTACCTTCGTGGTTATCAATACCTGATTGCCAAATCACACTTCACAGCTGTATAATCACACTTCACTGCTTATCCGTTCGTACGACATGAGAGTATTATCCATCCCCTTTGGCCCTTCCTTTCTCCGTTCTATATTCCTTCGCTTCGGTACAACGAGTGCAAGGAGTGGCGGAGGTGGAGCACGTCCAGGCGGAAAGGCACACGAGCGGATTGGTCGCGGCAGCCTCGCCCTGTGCAGCTGCACCAAGGCTGCCTGTCCTCACACGGCTGCTCACCAGAGGGCCCATGCCCCGGCGACTCCTCGTGGGCCTGCTTCCTGGCGGGCCGAGCTTTGTGAGTGGGTGGATTTCCAAATGAATACGCTTTGGTGTAGTACACGTGGAAGCCGACCGAACTAAAGGTGTGGGACAGGTAACAGGTGGCATTGAATGCTAGGACAGGTAAACAGGTCCGCTCCCCGGTAGGTGAATTTCCAAATGAATACAGGCAAGGACACGTTTAGCTTGACCGTTTGTATCCCTAGCAGTTAAATCTAGCCAACTAAAGTTTAGTTGGTGGATTGAAACATGCCATAAAGGCTCCGGACAGATAACATGTGACATTGAATGCTAGCACAGGTAACAGGTCCGCTCCCTGGTGGGCCCATGCCTCGGCAGCCCTGCCCCGGTGTCTATCAACCATGGTCCACGCTACGGAGGGACAGATGCTTGTTACCAATCTTTGGTTGCGGCAACAGTGAGGTGTTAGAGCAAAATCAATAATAGAGCCAGGTGCTTGGCTATAACTCAAGTTATAAGAGCTAAGTTATACAATAGTTAGTCTCTTTTTTGTATATAAACTTTTTTTATTATTAGATGTTTTCATTCTCTTTCCTATTTTCTCCTCATATACATCTTTATTGGGTGCCACTACTGTCTATACTTTCGTGCCCAACttgttgcttgcatgagagccaagCTTTCTTCTCTCGCCTCTCATCCAGTAAAAATGCTAACTAGCTTGGCTATAAGATAATTGCTGTATCTGCTCTTTGAGCAACTCCAAGCGAAAACCTATTTGGCTTGTCAAGTCTAAATTTAGATAATTTCACATAAAAGTGAGGTCCAATGGCTGTTCTATCTGCTGTTCCAAAATACCAAGCAGTCTATTCCGTACTTCTAACTGGGTAAAGAAAGCGAGCCGTAGCCGCTCGCCATCCGCCTCCGCGCGCCTCTTCTCGCGTAGCGCTCGCCCTTCCCGAACGAGCGGACGGCAGATCTTGTTTCCCGCGAGTTGCCATCAAGCCCGCCACAACTGGCTTTGCATGCGGCACTGAAGAACAGCAAGAgtcaatcaaatcaagataagaATGAATGGATTCATTCTTCCCCTTGTAGTTCTACTCCCAGTCTTGGATCAAGCGAAGAAAAAAAGTGAAATGTGGATGGTGTACCTTGGATGGTACTAGTAGCGATGCCTTGAGTAGCGTGAATCTGGTTAATTGCTAGGCACTGCTCCTACTACTGCAGTCTGAAGATGCAGCTATGGTTAATCTTCAACGAACTGTGGCAACAGCGTGtgacagaaaaaaaaatgaaCGATGATGCGACAGTTTTGAATATGGAAAGCGGCGAATTTAGATAGGCTAGCTGTTGGAATGATCTAGCTTTTGAGAGAGGTTTCTATTTTAAAGAATAGCTTAATCATAAATTTTGTTGTCTATTTTTAGAcactctcttggagttgctcctaCGCTGTTATACCTTTCTCAATCATTAACAGTTATTGACGAGAGAGCGTTTTCATTAACTGCCTGATTGGTCACTTTGGCCTACCGCCGGCCGGGTCCTCTCCATACCGGAATCATTATGCATAGTACTTGAAAGGGAAATGAATAGAGGTTGGACCACTTGTGTTGCTTTCACAGTACCTTCGTGGTTATCAATACCTGATTGCCAAATCACACTTCAGCTGTATAATTCCATCGTTTGAATTTTTATTGATGATATGATATATATTGTCTTGTGCTAAGAGTAAACATATAATCCATCGGATTCGGTGGCGAAGCAAGAGCAAATTAAAGAATGGTGAGTGTATCTTATAGATGCATAAACTTGAACCGTAACCATGGTGAAAAATCGATCTACTCAATGGTATTTTATTTTTTCTTGGGTGCATCTGCACCCACAAGCTTGTATTTGGCTTCGCCACTGATCGGATTCACAATACGCTACTACAGTAAGTATTTTAGCACGTCAAAAACTATTATCGGAGGCGGGTAGGCGCGCTCTCTTCTCGCAAAATAAAAGATTACACGGTGCTTGTTGCCCCTGCTCCCCCTAACCGCTGCCTCTGTCCACCGTAGCCACCGCCGCCCGGCCAGCCTGCCGCCGGGAAAGGAGACCCTAACACTCCGGCGGAGGTTGTTGCCTTGTTAGCTACTGCCGGACGACGCCGCGCCAGGGCGCGGAGGTCGCTGGGTCACGCTATCGCGCGATCCGTCACAGATTAGACTTAGCTAAAATGGCGAGCGTGGCGCAGAGCATCGTCGCCAATGCCGTGCAGCTGCTGAATGCTGAGTATCAGCAGCTCCGTGGCGTGGGCGTGAAGGTCGTTCACCTGTCGGACGATCTGGCCGTCATGAACGCCATCCTCCGGATGCTATCCGAAGCCGACGAAGGCGCCGTGGACCACTTGGTGCGAGAGTGGGAGAAGCAGCTGAGCGAGCTCGCCTACGACGCTCGGGACTGCGTCGACAAATACAAGCTCCGCATCAGATCCAGTCCGAACGGTGGCTCGTCCACACGGATGAAACACCTGCTCTCGACGCTCTTCGAACGCCGACAACTCGCAGGGGAAATCGACGCCCTccgcgcccgcgccagcgccATCAGCGAACGCCACGCGCGTTATGGCGTCTACCACGCTCTGCTGCGTCGCTCCCCTTCTCGGCTACCTGCTCCCAGGTCAGCGTTTGCTTCTGCTAATAACGACGATGAGAACAAGATGGCGGCAACCCATGCCGTTACATCTGGCATTGGTGAGCATCTGATGCCCAACCGTCAGCTTATCCACACGCTGAATCCTGAGGGAGTGGACGAGGACATGAAGGAGCTTAAGACTTGGATGGAAAAACATTCTGATCCAGCTGTTCTGTCCATAGTCGGATTCGGTGGGGTGGGAAAGACCACCATTGCCACCAAACTGTATCGGGATTTCGGGAAAGAATTCGACTGCCGAGCGTTGGTCACGGTGTCACAATACTATGATGAAGATCAAGTCCTCATGGATATTCTGGGTCAAATCAAGCCACGGGACGTAGATGAAGAGCAACAAGACCGCAACACAGGGACACCTGCAGAGAAGAACCTAGCTGCTGGCATCAAACCAGGCCTAGCGAAGCGGCTTGTGTCACTGTTCCGTGGTCACAGCAAGCAAGGCAATGATGGCGGCACTCGATGGACGCAGAGCAAGATAGACAACATGAACCGTGGCCAACTTATTGAAGAACTGCGATCGCGCCTGCAAGGAAAGAGGTACTCAAAACCAATGCTTTGCTTTTAGTAGCCATATTTCAGACTGCGTGCTGAAATTTTGGTATATAAACACAAAGTGACTAAACATTGTGATATTTTAGCTTTTTTCAACACTTaaaatcttagatgaagctcgGATTACCATCACCACAGCCGAACTTAGGGCCAAGAGTTATTGAAATTGAAACCCATACGAAATACAAAATAAATAGCACCAATAATTGTAGTAAATGTGTTGATTCTCACAATAATTAGAAACATCTACTTGATAGACTCTAACCGTCATCATCAATAATATGCATTGGACCTATTATGTTTCCTAAAAAAATTACACACCTTCATAAATTAATTTGCAACAAAATTGAACATATTGAAAAACTAAAGGTATATATCCTTTAAATTAAGTCTAGTCTGGTATGGAAAATAATTCAATAACTTATAGAATGCCATATATGTGTTTCTATATTTCACATTTCTACTATTATTAAATACTCCATGACAATGCTTTGCCATTAATTAGGGTGTGTTTGGATTGAGGGTGCATCCGGGTTGGAGTGGATTGGACCCAATTTTCATGTTGTTTGGTTTCGAATCCATCAGATCCAGGTGAAACCTACGAGGATATATTCGCACTAGATGCGGGTTTGATTCATCCAGCCAAAGCGAGGAAACCGAGCCAACCCATTTGAACTAGCGTCGGCCTCTGCCTTCTTTCTCTGGCTGCACAGGCACTGGACGGGAGGGCGCTGGACGGGGCTGCGCGAGTGTGGAGTGGCACAACGCTTCTCCATTGGGTCCGGACAGTGCCATGGCACGGTGCAGCAGGGTAGCATGAGCGTGGGGCGGGGGTTGGGCAGCGCAGCACTGGGCGGCAGTGCTGAGGTGGGGTGGTGCGAGGTTGAGGTGGGGCCTGGGATGTGTTGGtctacatatgttgtgtggtgCTCTGCTCGACGGGAGGTGGAAGAAGGTGTAATGTCTGGCATTGCGGGCCCCATGATGACAGCTGGGTCCCATGGCTAGTAGCAGCTAACAGTATTTAAAATGCTATCCATGTCAACCCACTTAATCACTCAAACCAAATAAAAAATTGGAATGGTTCCAACCCTCAAACTAAACACGAGATGGGTCCAAGCCAACCCTTGAAACTAGGACAGATCCAATCCATTCCACATCATTTCGAAACCAAACACACTTAGTAGCCATTGTGGTATGTGTATATACATATGAAATGACTGAATATTATGATATTCAGATCCTGTTTGGATCTCATGAAGGTCTAAAATCTAATTGAGTACTAAACTTGAGACCATTTTAATACATTTGTGTGGCCTAGCTAAGTAGTTAAACTAATGTTCTTCTGGGGTTAGCTAATAAACTTTAGACAGTACTTAAGACCATTGTTCGTCTAAATAGTCGTTTAGTCCATTTACACGCCGTTTAAACGCTACATAGCGGTACACCATTTGTTTGATTGGccatttagccgatttaaatgACCGTTTATATTAGCCCGTTGAAGTGGCCATTTAGGCTGAATAATGGCTAAATAATAAGTGATCTCCGTTTAACATTTAGGATAACTTTGCTTAAGACTAACTGTTTGAAACCACAAGAGCTAAAATTTAGTGGCTACAATTTAAATCGTGGGATCCAAAAAGGGTTTAAACTTTTCAACACTTAGGCGAAGCTCGAATTACTATAGCGAGGCATATACTGATTATCCACGCACACAACTTAGAGCAAAGACAATACCGACACCAAATACAAAAAACAGTAGCATGAATAATTATAGTAAAGAATGTGGCGATTCTCATAATAATTACAAATACCCGTCCTTTAATTTGGAGTACTCCAATAATCCTCATTGAGACAATATCCGATGGAtttattctattttctaaaaaatgcCTATCTTCATaattataaaaaatacataatgtAATAATTCCTTAAATTTGGATCTATATTATCCACATCCAGCATTACGATTTCAACATGTACCCCAGTGTATGTTGAAATGACTATTTTTATGCGATAGTAGGACTAAGGCTCTTTTTGCTTGGGTTTCTTGGGAGCTTTTGTACCTCAGCTTTTGTACCTTCCAAAAGCCAGAAAGCTCATGGAAGCCAAAAGCTAGAAGCTCATTATAGTGAACTTTTGGGCTCTTTGGCTTATGAGAGTTGTTCGGCTTTTTAAAGGTCTAAAAGCTAGTAGTCTAAAAGTGACAAAAACTCAAACAAACAAGGTCTAAGTGTGTAGCCTATGACCTAAAAACTATGTATTAGTAAAATACAAATGGAAAATTTTGAAAAGATTCAATAAGCACTAGAATCAATTTAGAACATGaataaacattgaaagccaaaATATATATTCATGATGTCATAGAAAAGGATAAAATGAGAACTGATCCAACTTAAGCTTGTGTTTCAACTAAACACATACTAAAGAACCAAAGAGGTGCAATGCAAAGGATAACAACATATACCTCAATATAACTAATTAGAAACCCTCCATGAAGCCTCCACACATCAATTCTAATAAACTAGGAGAATACCTCGCGCATTGCTGCGGGGATTCTAGATAATTTAAAAAGAAATTAGACTATTTGTATTTATAGTTATATGAATGAAACTATCTTTAATTAATTTTGGTGAATGGTTTGACACATCGATGTGGACAACTAAATGCATGTTAGTGGATGAAGAGATAACTACCATAATTACATGTgctagttggctataattgcaaGTTCTAGTGTATTGTTGATGTGGATAGCTTGTATGTTGAGAGAAATCAATAgtggggtttagctttataagagtactAGAAGAATACCCTgcgcgttgctgcgggaattGCGGATGGTTTAGAATGAAACTATACTATATATAATTACTTATACGAAGTAATAAACTATTATAAATTAATGCTAGTTGATTACATGGCATGTTGACATGGACAACGAAATGCTTATATGTCATGCCGGCATGGACTTCACAATTGCATATGCTAGTGGATTTTAATTGCATGTGATAGTAGCATTGCTGAGGTGGACAACTTGCATGTTGAGAGAAATTTCTAGTGGGGTAAATTAATGCTAGTGGATTACGTGGCATGTTGACATGAACAACGAAATGCTTATATGTCTTGCTGACATGGACTTCATAATTGCATATGCTAGTGGATTTTAATTGCATGTGATAGTGCATTGTTGAGGTGGACAACTTGCATGTTGAGAGAAATTGCTAGTGGGGTTTAGCAATTTAAGATACTAGAAGCATACCCCGCGCGATGCTGCGGGAATGGCAGATTAGTGGATTGCGTAGTATAATGACGTGGGTAACAAAATGCTTATGTGTCTTGCTGACGTGGACACCATAGTTGCATGTGCTAGTGGATTTTAATTGTATGTGTTAGTGCATTGCCTAGTTGGATAGCTTGTATGTTGAGATAAATAGCTAttggggttttgcttagtggATTTTAATTGTATGCCTAGttggatagcttgcatgttgagagaaATAGCCAGTGGAATTTTGTTTTTACAAGAGTATAAGATATAGATGTGTTCGAAAAAAGAAAATTCTAAAAGTTCTCATTGTAATCTAAAACATCTATCCATTAATTCAATCAACTCTAGTCGTGACATATAATAATAGTCAATGGATATATATTGCATTTCAAAAATAGTTATCCAATCTACCATTATGATAAAAATGTAATTATCAAAAGATGAATATCCCCCTAAATCTATGAgtaagccaccaacctctcctaatataaaaataataatttataGTAACTCATAAATTTGAATTACATATCTttccattatgaaagataatacaAAGTAGCATCTTTAATTTGCTTCTAAATTATCCACATCTGCCATTATAAAGATAAGCATAAACATCCCTCAAATACACGTCTAGTTACATATGAGCTattattaaaaataattaaatgGCCATAAAGTACACTATATATGTTATAAATTACCTAGTTCTACCACTTTTAGAAAATGAAAAGAGACAGTAAAGATAATCATTTTGATTAATTCACGCTAAATTTATCCATGAACTTTTTAGTACTTGTATGTAACTTAAGATTTTAAGACCGTGAACGAGTAAAGTTGATGTGCCATTTTAGCAATTTGATGCAACGTATATACAATGTTTTTAAATAATTATGGTAAGGCGAGATGCTAGACAAAACAATCTTTATTAAGATGCTATGTTGTTACGTGATTGCGAGTGAAAGGAAAGTGACACCGTAAGAGGGAAAAGGGGTGAATTAGGGTGACTTAAAAACTATGACCAACTTGGCACATATAAAAATCTATAGATGTGCCCTAGTTTTTTCAATATCTTGCGATCTCTACTGTACAAACATTTTAGACGGTACTCCCTCTGTCATGTAATTTTGTGCATTCTAAAAATCTTAGGACAGATTAAGAGAGGACACAAAAGATGCATGTGCCCTCACTTTGTTTCCAAATAAGACGCTGTCATCAACACGATTACTgatgattggttgataaatggaaAGTATTTTATGCAAATCTGGTTTCTGTCttctagaatgcattatatttgaggacaaattttgaATCCTAGAATGCGCTATAttacaggacagagggagtaggttCCAATGCAATACTATCGACTAAACATGCAATTCTAGTAAAGCTAAAGCCATTTAAACAACTCGGTGCAAGAAAGTAACATCTAATATAAATAGGGTAGTAGAGGATGCAAACTCGATCTCATACGACAACTACAACTGATGTATATGAAATCACAGGCTTTCCACTATTCTTCATTAGAAATCCGAGCAAGGTCAAGCTCCTAGTCAGATAACTTCATGGATAGCCAATGTTCCTACCACACGCTTATGTAGGTCTCATCATCCTTACATCTATTAGATTACTCCGTCATCTTCACTCCATAAAGCTTCGGTCATAGCGAGCACCCTAGGggctagttttagtttctttcttttcggTTGTCGGTCAGGTTCCTTCTCATATATGGCATCTCGCTATGGATGACTTAGGAATGTAACTTGCTTCTTCTACTTAATAATGAAATACATGTGAAGTCGTGTTCTCAAAAAAAATAAAGCTTCGGTCCAAATGCCAAAGGCCTCTCAATAATTGATGGAGTGGCTCGCAAGAATTACATTCCCCGGATTAGAACACCTGGTGCATGCATATTGGTAAGCAAAGAGTTGTGCAAACATCAACTAAGTTTAGGGTAACTCCTAAAGCAACACGCTAAGTGGCTCACACAAGCACTAATTTCCTTAATCTTATCTTAATCACTTTGGTTGATAGAGCTCTCAATTATAAGTGGGAACCATGCCTATAATCTTGTCTACAATGTCAGTACTAGGGAAGAAGGTCAACCAAAGCAATGCGGGGTGGGTGGCTGCCAGCACTAGGGAGAAAGGGTGCAAGGTGAGTTCGCTGCTGTCGCTAGGAGGTAGGGGCGTTGCGCTCGGCTGCTATAGTTGGCCACGCAGCCCGTAGCCCATTGGCCTGGCCCAAAGCCCACTTTTTTGGCCTGGCCCGGTGGAGCAAGCCTTGCCTAGGCCGCTCCCCAGGCACGTCGGGCGGCATGTCCTGGCCCTCTATTCAACGAGAGGCCCTTTAGCGTCCCGACAGATGGGGAGGGTATATAACCCGCCTTTCCTCATCCTAACCCTAGAACCAATTCCCCCACGCTGTGCTGCACTCGCCTCTCTAAGTCTCTCTTCTCGCCAGTCCTCCTCCTCCATGCCCCCTAAGCGGCATCCTCGAGCACGACAGTCGGCATCTCCACGCCCCCCATGCGGCTGGCCTTGAGCGGTAGTGGCGCCCATCCACGCCCCCACGCGCAGCCACACCCGAGCATGGCGTCCTGGAGCACAGTGGCCTCGAGCAGCAGCGGCCAGCTCCTCCTAGCTCCACGGCTCGCCTGCTGCTGCAGTGTTGCAGTGCTGCTCCTCAGGGACATGTGCGCCGGCGGCTGCCGCCACCACCCGCGGCCTCCCCTTTCCTCTCTCTATTGGCATTTAGTGGGCCTTAGGCTAGCCTAACCTGTTGGTCGTGCCGTGCTTTTCGGGCTAGCCCGGCACAAGAAATGGCCCGACCTGTTGGCTGTGGCGTGCTTAAAATCATGACAGGTGGCTCCACGGAAACTTAAAATGTGTGTTGTTGTGTTTTATAGCTGATATGGACAGAATTATAGAGAGAAAGCCTTCTACCCATTGTAGCTGCCCTTAGTCAAATTCATTTTTAGTATCATCACTGTCGCACTATACAAGTCGTCGTTGCTCTGTGATATTGTCCGAGTCACAGTGTAGTCCGTTCTTTTCCGTAAGGATATACCCAAGTAGGCTATTTTCATTATATAGAAACTAATTTTAGAGGTACCATCCTTTTTAAACCAGCTCATAACTAAAaaaaaattgatttttagagaCGGCTAATCTTTTTAGCTACTTTTATAAATACCTTGTATTTTTAGAGGCACCTGTAAAGCATATCCGCCTCTGAAATAGCATTTTtagagttggcaaggctttccggtGACCTTCGAAAATGGAGGCATTTCTAGAAGCGCAACTTTCTCTAGAAATAGATTTGTAGATATGGTTGGTAATTTGGCTCGCCTCTAAAATAGACGCAAATTAATAAGATTCATAACTTTTTTCagatcaagtgatgtgaacacaAAGTTTATATCAAACTTACAGTACTCGAagagatctacaattttgtacTTGACGATGTTTGCAgtttttataatttgaaattcaATATAGCACATTTTTTGGGGCACCTTGGACCCCACTTTTCACTTTCAGCTTTTCTAAATGGGTGCAAATATAGAAAAGTTTCACAGTTGTTTTAAGAGAGATAACCAAACAACTTACAGATTTTCCGCAGCTCACAGCTCACAGCTGAACCAAACACATCATTAGCGTAGTGGTAATAAAATAACCCATGAGGCCTAAGGTCTTGAGTTTGATCCCCGTGGTCACACACATGTATTTCGTATGTCTTGAGTTTTATCCTCTTGGCCTTTCGAGTGAAAATTGCGTGATTGGAGATGCACGGGCGCGTGGGTTGATTGGTGTGTCTCTCCTATGTTAATACAatttttttgtcttttttttgcCAGATTACAAATTCTATAAAACTATTGCTAGACACAACTAAGTTTGGGCACGTCTTTAGAGATCGGTTTCCAACCTTCCTGCAGTAGTGTTCTCTCTATTTCTTAATTTTAATATGAGGATGCCTAGCCTGTTATACCAACGAGGAGTTGCTCAAAATAGCAATCCTTTAAGTGAATCAAATATATACCACATTAGTTTTACAAAAAAGAAATTTAGGAGGAACTATATATTCTATGAGTAAAGCCGACATAAATATCTATCGGACACATAAATCTAGCTGGTCACGACTTCTCATGCAAAAGACAAATAAGCTAGAACTTTTTTCTCACTTTGTATTTTTGGCTTTTCTTCACAGGTATATCCTCTTGATTGATGACATACGGTCTGTCGAAACATGGGAGAACATTAGAAATTGGTTGCCGCATGAAAAAGACAGTAAAGGCAAAGTAATTGTGACTAGCAGATTTCAAGCTGTTGGTGCTGCGTGCTCAGGAAGAGATGGAACTGATCGTCTGCATACCGTGAATGTTCTTAGTGAGCCCAAGTCCAAAAGTCTATTTGATCAGAGTGTTTCTGAATCCCAAAGCAACGGCAGCGAAAAAGAGAAGGTCCATGAGGAGATATGGAAGTATTGTGGGGGGCTGCCTTTGGCCATAGTAACCATGGCTGGCCTTGTGGCCTGCAAGGACCAATCCAAAACCAACGACCATTATAGTAAACTTAACAAATTATTTCCAGAGCAGGTGGCTCGCCTTACCCTAGAAGATGTCACAAAGATACTCGATTATTGCTTCAATGACTTGCCAGCAGATCTCAAGACCTGCTCATTGTACTTGAGCATATTTCCCAAGGGTTCAAAAATTAGTAAGAAGCGTCTGAC
Above is a genomic segment from Miscanthus floridulus cultivar M001 chromosome 3, ASM1932011v1, whole genome shotgun sequence containing:
- the LOC136541534 gene encoding disease resistance protein Pik-2-like — translated: MASVAQSIVANAVQLLNAEYQQLRGVGVKVVHLSDDLAVMNAILRMLSEADEGAVDHLVREWEKQLSELAYDARDCVDKYKLRIRSSPNGGSSTRMKHLLSTLFERRQLAGEIDALRARASAISERHARYGVYHALLRRSPSRLPAPRSAFASANNDDENKMAATHAVTSGIGEHLMPNRQLIHTLNPEGVDEDMKELKTWMEKHSDPAVLSIVGFGGVGKTTIATKLYRDFGKEFDCRALVTVSQYYDEDQVLMDILGQIKPRDVDEEQQDRNTGTPAEKNLAAGIKPGLAKRLVSLFRGHSKQGNDGGTRWTQSKIDNMNRGQLIEELRSRLQGKRYILLIDDIRSVETWENIRNWLPHEKDSKGKVIVTSRFQAVGAACSGRDGTDRLHTVNVLSEPKSKSLFDQSVSESQSNGSEKEKVHEEIWKYCGGLPLAIVTMAGLVACKDQSKTNDHYSKLNKLFPEQVARLTLEDVTKILDYCFNDLPADLKTCSLYLSIFPKGSKISKKRLTRRWISESFVTEKQGKSAEEVAEIYFNQLIRRKIIRPVDHSSNGNVKSFKVHDMILEYIVSKSSEENFITVVGGHWMMPTPSNTVRRLSMQSSGSKDWNSTKGMNLSQVRSLTVFGSQNGRLTFHSFNNRIIQVLDLEGWKGMKDKYLNDICKMLVLKYLSLRRTEVHEIPSKIEKLQYLETLDIRETRVEVLPRAFGQLKRLRSLLGGSKNPKKALKLPLEKNKEPMKALRVLSGIEINKDSAAIASLHQLTGLKKLAIYKLNIQEGDQLFKQLLSSIEYLSSCGLQILAINDEGSDFINKLDSMSTPPRYLVGLELSGKMEKPPEWIIELKNLYKLTLSVTVLRTKAFQLIKDLPKLFSLTFTLSTNKDDRDIVDILEENKLLTDREIIVPPGGFESLKLLRFFATLVPRLSFAVTGEEDVMPALERIDMRFQAFEGIYGIETLKSLQELHLSVGNQADEVTKFLVEELKDNANRNYLDDKYAKKWPKIISD